From Herbiconiux flava, one genomic window encodes:
- a CDS encoding ABC transporter permease: MAFTAFASTPAVEQAPRKRSFVALVLLLPGILYLVLFFLTPLISLVLTSFQQPVLDGDIGEYQAGFNWQNYTDSVGEYWPLILRAFGYALVATVLALVISYPIAYVIGVKARRWPLLQSLLLTLVIAPFFISFLLRTLAWKQIMSDEGPIVQALKAVAILPSDGHLTGTTFSVIFGLTYNFIPFMTLPLYATLERLDLRYIEAGADLYASPFTVFRKVTIPLSMPGIVSGTLLTFIPAAGDYINASRDFLGSSSTAMVGNAIEANFLVLQNYPAAAALSIVLMAVILVIVGVYVRRSGTEDLV, encoded by the coding sequence ATGGCCTTCACCGCGTTCGCCTCCACCCCGGCCGTCGAACAGGCGCCGAGGAAGCGGAGCTTCGTCGCGCTCGTGCTGCTGCTGCCGGGCATCCTGTACCTCGTCCTGTTCTTCCTCACTCCGCTGATCTCGCTGGTGCTCACCTCGTTCCAGCAGCCCGTGCTCGACGGCGACATCGGCGAGTACCAGGCCGGCTTCAACTGGCAGAACTACACCGACTCGGTGGGGGAGTACTGGCCGCTCATCCTTCGCGCGTTCGGCTACGCGCTCGTCGCGACCGTGCTCGCGCTCGTGATCAGCTACCCGATCGCCTACGTCATCGGCGTGAAGGCCAGGCGCTGGCCGCTCCTGCAGAGCCTGCTGCTGACGCTCGTGATCGCGCCGTTCTTCATCAGCTTCCTGCTGCGCACGCTGGCCTGGAAGCAGATCATGTCGGATGAGGGGCCGATCGTGCAGGCGCTCAAGGCGGTCGCGATCCTGCCCTCGGACGGGCACCTCACCGGCACCACCTTCTCGGTGATCTTCGGTCTGACGTACAACTTCATCCCGTTCATGACGCTGCCGCTCTATGCGACGCTCGAACGGCTCGACCTGCGCTACATCGAGGCGGGGGCCGACCTCTACGCGAGCCCGTTCACGGTGTTCCGCAAGGTCACCATCCCGCTGTCGATGCCGGGCATCGTCTCGGGCACGCTGCTGACCTTCATCCCCGCGGCCGGTGACTACATCAACGCGAGCCGCGACTTCCTCGGCTCCTCGTCGACGGCGATGGTCGGAAACGCGATCGAGGCGAACTTCCTCGTGCTGCAGAACTACCCGGCGGCCGCCGCGCTGTCGATCGTGCTGATGGCGGTCATCCTGGTGATCGTCGGCGTCTACGTGCGCCGCTCGGGAACGGAGGACCTCGTATGA
- a CDS encoding ABC transporter permease: MNRRTKGLGLWIYTIIALVFLLIPIAYTFVFSFNDSGKLNIAWQGFTLDKWLTVCNTQGLCEAFGNSILVGLVATVLATALGTLIAIALVRYRFKARSAISLLLFLPMATPEVVLGAGLAAQFLTVGAEKGLGTIILAHTMFCISFVVVTVKARVASLDPALEEAGRDLYGSPGQVFWRITFPLLIPGIAAAALLSFALSFDDFIITNFNSGAVDTFPKFIYIAAARGIPAQVNVIASAVFLLAIVIVVVTQVSRAARAKRLARQMG, from the coding sequence ATGAACCGCCGCACGAAGGGCCTCGGGCTCTGGATCTACACGATCATCGCCCTCGTCTTCCTGCTCATCCCGATCGCGTACACCTTCGTCTTCTCGTTCAACGACTCGGGCAAGCTCAACATCGCCTGGCAGGGGTTCACGCTCGACAAGTGGCTCACGGTGTGCAACACGCAGGGGCTCTGCGAGGCGTTCGGCAACAGCATCCTCGTGGGTCTCGTCGCGACGGTGCTCGCCACGGCGCTCGGCACCCTGATCGCGATCGCGCTGGTGCGCTACCGCTTCAAGGCACGGTCGGCGATCAGCCTGCTGCTGTTCCTGCCGATGGCGACCCCCGAGGTCGTGCTCGGTGCCGGCCTCGCCGCGCAGTTCCTGACGGTGGGCGCCGAGAAGGGGCTCGGCACGATCATCCTCGCCCACACCATGTTCTGCATCAGCTTCGTCGTCGTGACGGTGAAGGCGCGCGTGGCGTCGCTCGACCCGGCGCTCGAGGAGGCCGGGCGTGACCTCTACGGATCGCCCGGGCAGGTGTTCTGGCGCATCACGTTCCCGCTGCTCATCCCCGGAATCGCGGCGGCGGCGCTGCTGTCGTTCGCGCTCTCGTTCGACGACTTCATCATCACGAACTTCAACTCGGGCGCGGTCGACACCTTCCCGAAGTTCATCTACATCGCTGCCGCTCGCGGCATCCCGGCACAGGTGAACGTGATCGCGTCGGCGGTGTTCCTGCTGGCGATCGTGATCGTGGTGGTGACGCAGGTCTCGCGGGCGGCGCGGGCGAAGCGGCTCGCGCGGCAGATGGGCTGA
- a CDS encoding asparaginase, whose protein sequence is MRGAGTPGAGTPGTAGLAESVELAVLERNGFVESRHIGSAVVLDATGEVAIAVGSPELPVYPRSCMKPFQALAVLESGVELDPVQTVLATASHAATPEHVRVVDSILEKAGLDADDLGCPPDWPGDSAARDGVIRAHGHQERILMNCSGKHAAMLLACVQNGWDTASYLDPEHPLQQRILAVVERETGAPVAHSGVDGCGAPVHAMSLVALARGIGRLRRATEGPARQLTESILANGWAIDGPGRANTVVIDRLGVVAKLGAEGVMVMATPDGASVALKMLDGSLRAATVVALELLARHGSLTREQVAELTPELGLAVYGGANPVGTIRVSPTL, encoded by the coding sequence ATGCGAGGGGCCGGTACGCCCGGGGCCGGCACTCCCGGCACCGCCGGTCTCGCCGAGTCGGTCGAGCTCGCCGTGCTCGAGCGCAACGGCTTCGTCGAGTCGCGCCACATCGGCTCGGCCGTCGTGCTCGACGCCACGGGCGAGGTCGCGATCGCGGTCGGCTCCCCCGAGCTCCCCGTCTACCCTCGCTCGTGCATGAAGCCGTTCCAGGCGCTGGCCGTGCTCGAGTCGGGCGTCGAGCTCGACCCGGTGCAGACCGTGCTCGCCACGGCGAGCCACGCGGCCACCCCCGAGCACGTGCGCGTGGTCGACTCGATCCTCGAGAAGGCCGGCCTCGACGCCGACGACCTCGGCTGCCCGCCCGACTGGCCCGGTGACTCGGCCGCGCGTGACGGCGTCATCCGTGCGCACGGGCATCAGGAGCGCATCCTGATGAACTGCTCGGGCAAGCACGCCGCCATGCTGCTCGCCTGCGTGCAGAACGGGTGGGACACGGCGAGCTACCTCGACCCGGAGCACCCGCTGCAGCAGCGCATCCTCGCCGTGGTCGAGCGCGAGACCGGTGCTCCGGTCGCGCACTCGGGCGTCGACGGATGCGGTGCTCCCGTGCACGCGATGTCCCTCGTCGCCCTGGCCCGCGGCATCGGCCGTCTGCGCCGGGCCACCGAGGGGCCGGCGAGGCAGCTCACCGAGAGCATCCTCGCGAACGGGTGGGCGATCGACGGGCCCGGGCGGGCGAACACGGTCGTCATCGACCGCCTCGGCGTGGTGGCGAAGCTCGGCGCCGAGGGGGTCATGGTGATGGCGACGCCGGATGGCGCATCCGTCGCCCTGAAGATGCTCGACGGCAGCCTGCGCGCGGCCACGGTCGTGGCGCTCGAGCTGCTCGCCCGGCACGGCTCACTCACCCGCGAGCAGGTCGCCGAACTCACGCCCGAGCTCGGCCTGGCGGTCTACGGCGGCGCGAACCCCGTCGGCACCATCCGCGTCTCCCCCACCCTGTAG
- the gabT gene encoding 4-aminobutyrate--2-oxoglutarate transaminase, with protein MTDILDTPVATPVYTVPQERKIVTAVPGPKSEELHRRRLEVVPPGVSSALPVYIAKANGAILVDVDGNQFIDLGAGIGVTTIGHTEASVVAAAAAQLQDVTHTLFTITPYEEYVRVAELLAQHTPGDFAKRTVLVNSGAEAVENGVKIARKHTGRNGVAVLEHAYHGRTNLTMAMNYKASPYATGFGPFAGDVYRAPNSYPYHDGLSGTEAAARTIAYLEKTVGAADLACLVVEPIQGEGGFVVPAEGYLTALQEWCTAEGIVFIADEIQSGMARTGEYFASTHFGLVPDMVLSAKGIAGGLPLAGVTGRAEIMDSAQPGGLGGTFGGNPVAAAAAVAVFESIESNDLLAEAARIETALVGGLTELQRKYDIIGEIRGIGAMIAIELVQPGTADTTKAPNTDAVNAIVSYATQRGVLVLTAGTYGNVLRFLPSLATSDALIADALSVIDEAFAQL; from the coding sequence ATGACTGACATCCTCGACACCCCGGTCGCCACCCCCGTCTACACGGTCCCCCAGGAGCGGAAGATCGTCACCGCCGTTCCCGGACCGAAGTCCGAGGAGCTGCACCGCCGACGCCTCGAGGTCGTGCCGCCCGGTGTGTCGAGCGCGCTGCCGGTGTACATCGCGAAGGCGAACGGCGCCATCCTGGTCGACGTCGACGGCAACCAGTTCATCGACCTCGGCGCCGGCATCGGCGTCACCACGATCGGCCACACCGAGGCCTCGGTGGTCGCCGCCGCCGCGGCCCAGCTGCAGGACGTGACGCACACGCTGTTCACCATCACGCCCTACGAGGAGTACGTGCGGGTCGCCGAACTGCTCGCCCAGCACACCCCCGGCGACTTCGCCAAGCGCACCGTGCTCGTGAACTCGGGCGCGGAGGCCGTCGAGAACGGCGTCAAGATCGCCCGCAAGCACACCGGCCGCAACGGCGTCGCGGTGCTCGAGCACGCCTACCACGGCCGCACCAACCTCACGATGGCCATGAACTACAAGGCCTCGCCCTACGCCACCGGCTTCGGCCCCTTCGCCGGCGACGTCTACCGCGCGCCCAACTCGTACCCGTACCACGACGGCCTCTCCGGCACCGAGGCCGCGGCCCGCACCATCGCCTACCTCGAGAAGACGGTGGGAGCTGCCGACCTGGCCTGCCTCGTCGTCGAGCCCATCCAGGGCGAGGGCGGCTTCGTCGTGCCGGCCGAGGGCTATCTCACCGCGCTGCAGGAGTGGTGCACCGCCGAGGGCATCGTGTTCATCGCCGACGAGATCCAGTCGGGCATGGCCCGCACCGGCGAGTACTTCGCGAGCACCCACTTCGGCCTGGTGCCCGACATGGTGCTCTCGGCGAAGGGCATCGCGGGCGGCCTGCCGCTCGCGGGTGTCACCGGCCGCGCCGAGATCATGGACTCTGCGCAGCCCGGCGGCCTCGGCGGCACCTTCGGCGGCAACCCCGTCGCGGCGGCGGCCGCGGTGGCCGTGTTCGAGTCGATCGAGTCGAACGACCTGCTCGCCGAGGCGGCCCGCATCGAGACCGCTCTGGTCGGCGGCCTCACCGAGCTGCAGCGCAAGTACGACATCATCGGCGAGATCCGCGGCATCGGCGCGATGATCGCGATCGAGCTCGTGCAGCCCGGCACCGCCGACACCACGAAGGCCCCCAACACGGATGCCGTCAACGCGATCGTGTCCTACGCGACCCAGCGGGGTGTGCTCGTGCTCACGGCCGGCACCTACGGCAACGTGCTGCGATTCCTGCCGTCGCTCGCCACGAGCGACGCGCTGATCGCCGACGCGCTGTCGGTCATCGACGAGGCGTTCGCGCAGCTGTGA
- a CDS encoding OsmC family protein — protein sequence MNREHHYSVDVAWLGNRGTGTSGYREYGRQSVVTAAGKHDLEASADRTFHGDADRWNPEELLLAALAECHMLSFLHVAVKHGVVVTDYTDAAEGTMEQQGDGGRFTSVTLHPVVTVSAPLDDELFATLHHEAGEACFIANSVNFPVRHEPRVVVG from the coding sequence GTGAATCGTGAGCATCACTACAGCGTCGATGTCGCCTGGCTTGGCAATCGCGGCACCGGCACGAGCGGCTACCGCGAGTACGGTCGGCAGAGCGTCGTCACGGCCGCCGGTAAGCACGACCTCGAGGCCTCGGCCGACCGCACCTTCCACGGCGACGCCGACCGCTGGAACCCCGAGGAGCTGCTGCTCGCCGCCCTCGCCGAGTGCCACATGCTCTCCTTCTTGCACGTCGCCGTGAAGCACGGCGTGGTCGTCACCGACTACACGGATGCCGCCGAGGGCACCATGGAACAGCAGGGCGACGGGGGCCGGTTCACCTCCGTGACGCTCCATCCCGTCGTCACCGTCTCGGCGCCTCTCGACGACGAGCTGTTCGCGACCCTGCACCACGAGGCGGGTGAGGCGTGCTTCATCGCCAACTCGGTGAACTTCCCTGTGCGGCACGAGCCGCGTGTCGTCGTCGGCTGA